In Methanosarcina barkeri MS, a single window of DNA contains:
- a CDS encoding winged helix-turn-helix transcriptional regulator, with protein sequence MVSQIRNNKHCQCPVEATLEVIGGKWKPIILWQLRTEKLRFSGLQQSMQGISPKMLTKQLRELEEDGLILREIYPEIPPRVEYSLTEFGKTVLPVLDALCKWGIEYLGRECLLDDQSLSDRS encoded by the coding sequence ATGGTAAGTCAAATCCGGAATAACAAACATTGCCAGTGTCCTGTGGAAGCAACTCTGGAGGTAATTGGAGGCAAATGGAAGCCTATTATCCTCTGGCAGTTGAGGACAGAAAAACTGCGTTTTTCAGGGCTCCAGCAAAGTATGCAGGGTATTTCACCCAAGATGCTTACGAAACAGCTCAGGGAACTCGAAGAAGACGGGCTTATTCTCAGGGAAATTTATCCTGAAATCCCACCTAGAGTTGAGTATTCACTGACCGAGTTCGGAAAGACTGTGCTTCCGGTCCTGGACGCTCTCTGCAAATGGGGAATTGAGTATCTTGGAAGAGAGTGCTTACTGGATGATCAATCGCTTAGTGATAGATCGTGA
- a CDS encoding flavodoxin family protein has protein sequence MKVIGIVGSPRKNGNTNILVQQVLEGAAEAGAETRTFILNEMNYKGCQGCDYCKGHDKCKLEDDLTEVFEELTSADGVVFGSPIYFGQFTGQMRLFLDRCYSLINADFSPRLPAGKKAVIVGTQGAPDPAAFKGVYEEFKGQVSGFMQAEVKDVLVGVGYHAPGEVKDNIELMEKAKNAGLNLFK, from the coding sequence ATGAAAGTTATAGGCATTGTAGGAAGCCCACGAAAGAACGGAAATACGAATATCCTTGTCCAGCAGGTCCTGGAAGGCGCGGCAGAAGCAGGTGCTGAAACCCGGACATTTATTCTCAACGAGATGAACTACAAAGGTTGCCAGGGCTGCGACTATTGTAAGGGCCATGACAAGTGCAAACTTGAAGATGACCTTACGGAAGTATTCGAGGAGCTTACATCAGCAGATGGAGTCGTTTTTGGTTCTCCAATTTACTTTGGTCAGTTTACAGGCCAGATGCGGCTTTTCCTTGACCGTTGCTACTCTCTTATAAATGCAGACTTCTCTCCCCGTCTCCCTGCCGGGAAAAAAGCCGTGATTGTAGGAACTCAGGGTGCTCCTGACCCGGCAGCTTTCAAAGGTGTCTACGAGGAATTCAAAGGTCAAGTTTCTGGCTTTATGCAGGCAGAAGTAAAGGATGTTCTTGTAGGAGTTGGCTATCACGCTCCTGGAGAGGTAAAGGATAATATAGAGCTTATGGAAAAAGCGAAAAACGCAGGTCTTAACCTGTTCAAATGA
- a CDS encoding nitroreductase family protein: protein METLEAIHTRRSIRKYTNRPVPRELVAELLRAAMSAPSAVNAQPWIFIVIDDRKLLDEIPTFSPYAGMCREAPLAILVCGDTTLEKAPGFWVQDCSAATQNLLLAAHDAGLGAVWTGIYPMKDRVEGFRKAFGLPEHVIPLAFVPLGYPDQKPGPQDRFNKTKIYHNKYGQRRE from the coding sequence ATGGAAACTCTTGAAGCAATCCACACTCGCCGAAGCATTCGAAAATACACTAACAGGCCCGTTCCGAGGGAGCTTGTTGCCGAACTGCTCAGAGCCGCAATGAGTGCTCCATCGGCGGTCAATGCCCAGCCCTGGATCTTTATTGTTATCGATGACAGGAAGCTCCTTGACGAAATTCCCACTTTCAGCCCCTATGCAGGTATGTGCAGGGAAGCTCCTCTTGCAATTCTTGTCTGTGGGGATACAACACTTGAAAAGGCTCCAGGATTCTGGGTTCAGGACTGTTCGGCAGCTACCCAAAATCTCCTGCTTGCAGCTCACGATGCCGGGCTTGGGGCAGTCTGGACCGGAATTTATCCGATGAAGGACAGGGTTGAAGGTTTCAGGAAAGCCTTCGGACTGCCTGAACATGTAATTCCTCTAGCTTTTGTACCGTTAGGTTATCCTGACCAGAAACCAGGCCCCCAGGACAGGTTTAATAAAACAAAAATCTACCACAATAAGTACGGTCAGAGAAGAGAATGA
- a CDS encoding DUF7289 family protein, with amino-acid sequence MNTKKNRSRKKDGKGLFSSESGTATVIATVLLLCIIFTALALIRVEYVPEWKIDAEKSHMNDVQKDMIELKSTADILSLLMASDSNFSASGLPITIPFIMGGGEIPILEPSKSSGMLSVSMERCKMTIIPKRLLVSDSLQVEEDAKKIECGGITYRSNNREYLDQVLRYENGALILAQGEKSVMKEFPSFNIEKTSEKNYTVSIQAIKIRGEPDAVSSNADVSLRLTGISNNVTYNSNDTGDIASFYGTVITEYPDAWISYLNETAKNAGLEYGTDYDLDKPSSNFVYFNFTSTNNKTLQSLSISESVIQADLGTGLSSSSEDVNWSESGEDENTEHEDKSIMELGEWYYFDMFSGTYEETLMSVSSIDPNMLTDRDEDYSLPVGSFKNYELSPYSEVNDFNYSMNNNGKTLNLNFGYNNFSSFNSTSIPTKATICMIYSFSGSKEPNIVMTLTGTERGTFKPNSGWCLYNQTFSISSKDPEEITLNLKVITDSGSNAAGTFRIDYLAVYLS; translated from the coding sequence ATGAACACTAAAAAGAACAGAAGCAGAAAAAAGGATGGAAAGGGCCTCTTCAGCTCGGAATCAGGAACAGCCACAGTCATTGCGACAGTATTGCTTCTATGCATCATATTTACTGCACTTGCATTGATAAGGGTTGAATATGTTCCGGAATGGAAAATTGATGCCGAAAAATCACATATGAATGACGTCCAGAAAGACATGATAGAACTGAAATCAACGGCAGATATATTGTCTCTTCTCATGGCTTCAGACTCAAATTTCTCAGCCTCAGGACTTCCAATAACTATTCCTTTTATTATGGGTGGAGGGGAAATTCCTATTCTTGAGCCTTCAAAATCAAGCGGGATGCTTTCAGTAAGCATGGAACGCTGTAAAATGACCATAATTCCCAAAAGACTTTTGGTTTCAGATTCTCTCCAGGTAGAAGAAGATGCTAAAAAAATAGAATGTGGAGGCATTACTTATCGTTCGAACAACAGAGAATACCTTGACCAGGTCTTAAGGTATGAAAATGGAGCTCTGATCCTTGCTCAGGGCGAAAAATCAGTGATGAAGGAATTTCCCTCTTTTAACATAGAGAAAACCAGTGAAAAAAACTATACTGTTTCTATCCAGGCGATTAAAATAAGAGGAGAACCTGATGCTGTTTCCTCCAACGCCGATGTTTCGTTGAGACTGACAGGAATTAGCAACAACGTTACTTACAACAGCAACGATACAGGAGATATTGCTTCATTCTACGGTACTGTTATCACTGAATATCCAGATGCTTGGATATCTTATCTCAATGAAACTGCAAAAAATGCAGGACTTGAGTATGGCACGGACTATGACCTTGATAAACCAAGTTCCAATTTCGTATATTTCAATTTCACGTCCACAAACAATAAAACACTTCAGAGCCTTAGCATAAGCGAATCTGTTATCCAAGCGGATCTGGGAACTGGACTCAGCTCGAGCAGTGAGGATGTCAATTGGTCAGAATCTGGCGAAGATGAAAATACAGAACATGAAGATAAATCCATTATGGAACTGGGCGAATGGTACTATTTTGACATGTTTTCAGGAACTTATGAAGAAACTTTAATGTCTGTTAGTAGCATTGATCCAAATATGTTAACAGACCGTGATGAAGACTATTCACTTCCAGTGGGAAGTTTCAAAAATTATGAGCTGAGTCCATACAGCGAGGTTAACGACTTCAACTATAGTATGAATAATAATGGTAAAACTCTCAACCTGAATTTTGGATACAACAATTTCAGTTCATTTAACTCTACTTCGATTCCAACTAAAGCAACTATCTGCATGATCTATAGTTTCAGCGGTAGCAAGGAACCCAATATAGTAATGACTCTCACAGGAACCGAAAGGGGAACCTTCAAGCCGAATAGTGGCTGGTGCCTGTACAATCAAACATTTTCTATATCTTCAAAAGATCCCGAAGAGATTACTCTCAATCTTAAAGTTATAACTGATAGTGGGAGTAATGCAGCAGGTACTTTCCGTATCGACTACCTCGCAGTCTACCTGAGCTAA
- a CDS encoding flavodoxin family protein, which translates to MKVVAFNGSPRKEGNTAALIKHVLAELEKEGIETEVVQVGGKRIHGCTACGKCYEKKDKKCIIDKDIVNECIEKMLEADGIILASPTYFADLTPELKALIDRAGFVAKANNEMFRHKVGAAVVAVRRAGSIHVFDSINHFFTISQMIIPGSSYWNMGMGLAEGEVEKDEEGIQTMQTLGQNMAWLLKKLNV; encoded by the coding sequence ATGAAAGTTGTCGCTTTTAACGGAAGTCCGAGAAAGGAAGGAAACACGGCTGCTCTTATAAAGCATGTCCTTGCGGAACTTGAAAAAGAAGGAATAGAAACCGAAGTTGTGCAGGTAGGAGGAAAAAGAATCCACGGCTGCACGGCCTGCGGGAAATGCTACGAAAAAAAGGACAAGAAATGTATAATTGACAAGGATATCGTCAACGAATGTATTGAAAAGATGCTCGAAGCCGATGGAATAATTCTAGCTTCACCTACTTATTTTGCAGACCTGACTCCCGAACTTAAAGCTCTTATTGATAGGGCAGGTTTTGTTGCTAAAGCCAACAATGAAATGTTCAGGCATAAAGTAGGAGCAGCAGTCGTTGCAGTTAGACGAGCAGGCTCGATTCACGTTTTTGATTCAATCAACCATTTCTTCACAATTTCCCAGATGATAATCCCGGGATCAAGTTACTGGAATATGGGAATGGGACTTGCCGAAGGGGAAGTTGAAAAAGATGAAGAAGGCATTCAAACCATGCAGACTCTGGGCCAGAACATGGCATGGCTTTTGAAGAAGCTAAATGTGTAA
- the fdhD gene encoding formate dehydrogenase accessory sulfurtransferase FdhD translates to MPEKYATSYPAKRIHSDGRAENVKVLLAKECPVKLFLNGKLFTTLFASPLALKELAIGHLITEGVLSFSEIENVEIEGGMVHVRTQSENKKIHNEDAGIIGRAGKAGKSEKEYKTSREIFVDSESVFDPQAVFAGMEYLESDTYKLTRGTHLAALIDRSGKLAVQIVDVGRHNAVDKAVGAAFLKGLDLSQHYMLSTGRQPAYMVTKAARAGIPLIATKSMPFDSGVEAAKKANVCLIGQLRKESMLVFAGEWRVKL, encoded by the coding sequence ATGCCCGAAAAATACGCCACTTCCTATCCTGCGAAAAGAATTCATTCTGACGGCAGAGCCGAAAACGTTAAAGTGCTGCTAGCAAAGGAATGCCCTGTTAAACTATTTCTCAACGGAAAACTCTTTACAACACTTTTTGCTTCCCCGCTCGCACTCAAAGAGCTTGCGATAGGCCACCTGATCACAGAAGGTGTTCTCAGTTTCAGCGAAATTGAAAACGTAGAAATAGAAGGCGGAATGGTTCATGTCCGTACCCAAAGCGAGAATAAGAAAATCCATAATGAAGATGCTGGAATAATCGGAAGAGCAGGAAAAGCAGGAAAATCTGAAAAAGAATACAAAACCAGCAGAGAAATCTTTGTAGACTCAGAATCTGTTTTTGATCCGCAAGCCGTCTTTGCAGGCATGGAATACCTTGAATCTGATACATACAAGCTTACCAGAGGGACCCATCTGGCAGCTCTGATAGACCGAAGCGGGAAACTTGCTGTACAAATCGTAGACGTCGGCCGGCATAACGCTGTAGACAAAGCTGTAGGAGCTGCTTTTCTAAAAGGCCTCGACCTCTCACAACATTACATGCTCTCGACAGGCCGGCAGCCCGCTTATATGGTCACAAAAGCAGCTCGGGCAGGAATCCCTCTTATCGCCACCAAATCCATGCCCTTCGACTCAGGTGTTGAAGCCGCAAAAAAAGCAAATGTATGCCTCATAGGCCAGCTCAGAAAAGAATCTATGCTCGTCTTCGCCGGCGAATGGAGGGTAAAACTCTAA
- a CDS encoding chromosome segregation ATPase encodes MKKSKNFRCLVYLIIMLILLSIIPEVSFAAKGSSGHGKGNQDKYMREDVRNSSNNETDNIGDAGDSAVDKERFQNNSSVKDRNRTLEHKQEKNQLREELQVNKQEYNEAKGDFLKIRNLVRAGKLGPNSEEALNASKLYLNSSVNYMIAHLSSVKSNVAYSSGNGTDEKAIDVDEKIKLLEAEKAEIANASSQEEILVVIGSVRGVWNNAEKTSLESAGQTVSGKIGEFIEKSENLSEKLGTTVDNLNETGVNTTDLDTKLASYNFYVNSAKENKEALDAVYSGENVTRKDMEKANGYLRQSLRDIDTANDIIRQILNELKEYETENGNEIGVEDNQKTALNNTENTTGTNFSGGNYSINTDSPESGDNVSYGKEKSHSSGNDTGNLINKLQN; translated from the coding sequence ATGAAAAAATCAAAAAATTTTCGGTGTCTAGTTTATCTTATAATTATGTTAATATTACTTAGCATAATTCCGGAAGTCTCCTTCGCTGCTAAAGGTTCTTCTGGACACGGAAAAGGTAACCAAGATAAGTATATGCGCGAAGATGTCCGCAATTCATCTAATAATGAAACTGATAACATAGGTGACGCTGGTGATTCTGCGGTGGATAAGGAAAGGTTTCAGAACAATTCCAGCGTAAAAGACAGGAATAGGACCTTAGAACACAAACAAGAAAAAAATCAATTAAGAGAAGAGCTGCAGGTTAATAAGCAAGAATATAACGAAGCAAAAGGAGATTTTCTCAAAATCAGGAATCTTGTTCGTGCAGGAAAACTTGGTCCTAATTCCGAAGAGGCTCTGAATGCCTCAAAGCTCTACCTTAACTCAAGTGTTAACTACATGATAGCTCACCTTTCAAGTGTAAAGAGCAACGTGGCTTATTCAAGCGGAAACGGGACCGACGAAAAAGCTATTGATGTCGATGAAAAGATAAAATTACTCGAAGCTGAGAAGGCTGAAATTGCAAATGCATCAAGCCAGGAAGAGATTCTGGTTGTGATCGGGTCCGTTCGTGGAGTCTGGAATAATGCCGAGAAAACCAGCCTTGAGAGTGCAGGTCAAACTGTCAGTGGGAAAATAGGGGAGTTTATAGAAAAATCCGAAAACCTTTCTGAAAAACTTGGAACAACAGTAGATAATCTGAATGAAACAGGTGTTAACACAACCGACCTTGATACTAAACTTGCCAGTTACAATTTCTATGTAAACTCCGCGAAAGAGAATAAAGAAGCTTTAGATGCTGTCTATAGTGGTGAGAATGTTACTAGGAAAGATATGGAGAAGGCAAACGGTTATCTTCGTCAATCTCTCCGTGATATCGATACGGCAAACGATATAATTAGACAAATTCTCAACGAGCTTAAGGAATACGAGACTGAAAATGGTAACGAAATTGGAGTCGAAGACAACCAGAAAACTGCACTTAATAACACTGAAAATACAACTGGTACAAATTTCTCTGGCGGAAATTATAGCATTAATACCGACAGCCCTGAAAGCGGAGATAATGTTTCTTATGGAAAAGAAAAAAGTCATAGCTCAGGGAATGATACTGGAAACTTAATTAATAAATTACAGAATTGA
- a CDS encoding putative quinol monooxygenase, whose translation MTIRVVAKNYVKPEKVQDFLGLCKSLVEVSLKDEGCIDYGLYQELENSGVLTFLEEWKDEKSLDQHLNSSHFKEIFPLLSEYLEKETEVNVYRKTL comes from the coding sequence TTGACAATACGAGTGGTTGCAAAAAATTACGTCAAACCTGAAAAGGTTCAGGACTTTCTGGGTTTGTGCAAAAGCCTTGTTGAAGTATCATTAAAAGATGAAGGCTGCATAGATTATGGCCTGTATCAGGAACTGGAGAATTCAGGAGTCCTGACTTTCTTAGAAGAGTGGAAAGATGAAAAAAGCCTTGATCAACATTTAAATTCCAGTCATTTTAAAGAAATATTTCCACTACTTTCAGAATACCTTGAGAAAGAAACTGAGGTTAATGTCTACAGAAAAACGTTGTAA